CAGCGAAATTCAGCGAATGCCTAACGTgttttgatattttcttttttatagttTCTAAGATAAATCTTTCCTTAACAcaccaatttttatattttggtttttattttagaatttccCCAAAATGAAAATACATtggaaataatgaaaaaattaccTGGGTATTTATGTAGTAAAGAACAACTTATGAGTCGACCTGCTGAAGGAAAAATAATGAAATGTGAAATATGCGTTAAGCATTTTCCCTGTAAAGATCATTTGAACAAACATATGACAACACACACGGATCAAAATAATTTCAAATGCAAAATATGTTTTGAGGAATTTTCACAAATATGTAATTTGGAAACACATTTGAGAACGCACACAGGAGAAAAAcgtcacaagtgtgaaatttgttttaaggatTTTTCTCGCAAATATCAATACAATATACATTTACGAATGCACACTGGTCAAAAACcgtacaagtgcgaaatttgttttaaacagttttatgAATTAGCAAGtgtaaaaaaacatttgagatCGCATacaggagaaaaaccttacaattgtaaaatttgttttaagcagttttcatACACAAGtaatttaagaagacatttgGGAACGCATacaggagaaaaacctcacaagtgtgaaatttgttttaaggatTTTTCTCGTAAAGATCAATACGATATACATTTACGAACGCATACTCATCAAAAAccatacaagtgcgaaatttgttttaaacaatttgctGAATTACCgggtttaaaaaaacatttgagaacGCACACGGGAGAAaagcctcacaagtgtgaaatttgttttaggcAGTTTTCACAAATgagtaatttgaaaacacatttgagaactcacacgggagaaaaaccttttaagtgtgaaatttgttttaagcatttTTCTCTCAAAGGTCAATACAACAGACATTTACGAACACACACTGGTCAAAAACCGTagaagtgcgaaatttgttttaagcaaatGAGTTATTTGAAGAATCCTTTTACAACGCACCCTGGAGAAAAACTTTAcaactgtgaaatttgttttactCGGTTCCATAAATGAGTTATTTGAAAAGAAATTGGACAAACAAAGCGCAGTGGAGCAAAAAATTCAAGTTTTGAAACATTTGTTTGGTCTAAAACATACATTTAAGAGtttattattaaagtttttaaattatggtattaacaattatttgtattatttcatagataaaaaaataagattttaaataattaaagtgAACCCGTCGAAGTGTGAACTAGTTTTCAGTTAGATGATTTTTATGACATATTTTGCATGATTTAGGAGATGTTTTAAGTCATGatatttttttcctagaatgcTTACGGACTTTACTACATATACTTAAATTTGGGCACGTTCGTAACATCAGATATGGaaattatgttaaatttttttaagtatacATGGTTCACACTTTTCCGTCAATTTGGGGTAAGCGTGACAATGGACTTTAGCTTACAACAGCGTGTATTATCTTTGGGGCaagtgtaaataatttaaaagtgcaagaaaaaacgaattttttattgtttaaaaaattttaattaatttatttttaaccaaGTTCCAAAATTTTTAAGATTTAAAGGTTCAACCCgaaaaaatttacattaaaaataaaatgattccTTCTGTCTTCTACCGGGTTCTGGTAAAGTTTTTATGATATCGTCTTCGACTATCATATTCGTGTCTTCTATATCAGGCCAAAAAAGGTGTTACTACTCTTTTTATATCTTAAAAagcaaatttttcatttattttcaatCTTGTTATCAATTCTTCCAATAATTTCTTGTTTAATATGTTTGTTAGATGTGTACTCTACAACAACTCAAATACCCAGCGCGATTTGGGTCTTTCCCAACTCTCCAACTGTTGACACTTCTTTCTGAATTATTTACTCGTTTTATTCAAATATCTTAGGATCTAAAGCATCTTCAGAGTCAACATATTCTACCAAATCTTCTTCCGATTCTGAGCTACTAAAAGTTTCTTCTCGTTTCTTAATCCTCTTCGGTTTTTGAATTTTTGCCCCTTTTTTCTTTCTACGttcttcttttgtttgtttttctatttcttttatgttcTTCATTCTATTTTCTTCTGTAAGTTTATTCAGAACTTCTTCGGAAGTAACGACTTCTGCCCCTGcaactaatttttttctttttgagccGGAAGGACTTTGCTTATTTGTCTGTTTAACAGTGTTTAATAGCAGCTCCTCAAAACTTATTTTTGAAGAACTACTACTTGGAGTTGTATCAGAAATATTGGTTGTATGGTTTTCCACAATCTGGTCTTTATTTACCGACTGATCAATATTGCCGGCGGTAATAGCATCCATATTAGTATTTGCGATTTCAGCTACAACTATGTTTTTTCTTCTAAACTCTTTTCTTCTTTCCATCTTTTTAGGCTCTAAAATTCCTCATCATGGTATTTTTCCTCTGGTATGACACGACGGTTAAATGGATATATACCAGCTTTTCTAAACCCGTGTTTGATAATTCTACGCTTACGTTTTTCCATGTAGTGTCTATCGTCAGGGaaaactctttttttttgtaattttaaggCCAGTATTATGTCTCTGCTAGGTTACGAGTTGTTGGTCCCAAGCGTCTTTTAGAGACTTAAATACGGCTAAATCCAAAGGCTGCAGAAGGTGGCTGGTTTGATGATTGTGATATAATTCTGTCGTGCTAATTCAACTAGTTCAATACTAATATGGGTTATATGACCGTCATATATCAACAGTACCGGCCTATTTTCTTCGTAATGCGGgaataaacgtttttttttaataattaaaaaatacgtCACTCTCCATCCATCCATTGGGACTGGCTGCATAATCAGTTCCCGGAAATGAGTTCTTTTATCTGGTAGCCAGGAGTCCCAAATATTTTTCCCTTGAATACGATTAGTGGTGGCGCCTTCGTCTCTGATGCAGACACTGCTGAAAGAACCGTGGTATTTTCTCTTCCTGGACCGGAAGTAGTTCTGGAACTTGGTTTAGCTTTAGCTCCCAcgactttggtttttttttgggTCGTGAGAAATGGATGTTTCGTCCATATTCCACACGAGTTGCTGCTTGTCCTCTAATTTCAGCTGAACTaaagtttttttgagaatattaaaatattcttggatGATGAAAGGatctgtaattttttttcttgagTACTCCACAGCTTAAGGTTTTTTTATGCTAAGTTGGTGACGTCTTTTAAAGCTCCCGAACCACTCGTCCCCAGGAGTGTTATCCTTAAATGGAGTTTTTATGTCATTTTTGGTGATAAATTCGCGAATAATCTCTAGTAGTTCCAATCTGGATATTCCAAATCACCACTGCTCCATAGTTTTTAGTCCTTGGGCCAATCTAGTCTCATCTTGTGACTGGATGAGACTAGATTAGAGTGGAATCGCTGGAGCCTTCCCTTGCGATTTGCTTTTAACTCCTCGAGCACCAGTCACATGGTacaataatgataaaaaaattgGCAACTTTTTTTGATACATACAACGTAATATAGTTGTTAAACAATCCTgcataccataaaatatttatcaCCTAAGTTCCTAAGTTTCTATATCCCTAAATTGTAGAaaattttatatagtatagtctatagTCACACTTCccacatacaaaaaagcca
The genomic region above belongs to Diabrotica undecimpunctata isolate CICGRU chromosome 8, icDiaUnde3, whole genome shotgun sequence and contains:
- the LOC140447998 gene encoding uncharacterized protein isoform X5, whose translation is MEVKLEIKEEIEDHGHRCMENRPSTSIDLDGCKNKVEETHYSVMKGKLEIKEEFEDHEHRSMENQLSTLIDLEDCKNEHFKNDEEESNYSVMENKLEIKEEFDEPEHLCMENQLSTSIDLDNCENKPEETNYSEFPQNENTLEIMKKLPGYLCSKEQLMSRPAEGKIMKCEICVKHFPCKDHLNKHMTTHTDQNNFKCKICFEEFSQICNLETHLRTHTGEKRHKCEICFKDFSRKYQYNIHLRMHTGQKPYKCEICFKQFYELASVKKHLRSHTGEKPYNCKICFKQFSYTSNLRRHLGTHTGEKPHKCEICFKDFSRKDQYDIHLRTHTHQKPYKCEICFKQFAELPGLKKHLRTHTGEKPHKCEICFRQFSQMSNLKTHLRTHTGEKPFKCEICFKHFSLKGQYNRHLRTHTGQKP